In a genomic window of Streptomyces koelreuteriae:
- a CDS encoding intradiol ring-cleavage dioxygenase yields the protein MTGNHKNTTITRRRALAVAGGTVAAGGLAAAGYQSAFADTTTSTAKATTAATATSSASSGTCMELMSSVTEGPYYLDGALVRKNITEGKSGVPLTLRLTVVDATDGCTPVPGAAVEIWHCDAWGYYSGYTTANPGGSAPAESEDGSTANDKTYLRGYQVANAGGVVKFETIVPGWYTPRTCHIHLKVHTGGAKEDGTYEGGKVNYTGQLFFDDEIAESIFALEPYSKHTGSYTKLADDMVYDGGGASSGLLTLKAVHKKDPSKGYKGFLTLGIDPDAENTGAGGGGGGGGTPPSGAPTGEPPTGAPSPSSSPSA from the coding sequence ATGACGGGAAACCACAAGAACACCACCATCACCCGGCGCCGCGCCCTCGCGGTCGCGGGCGGCACGGTCGCCGCGGGCGGCCTGGCCGCGGCCGGCTACCAGTCGGCCTTCGCGGACACGACGACGTCCACGGCCAAGGCGACGACCGCGGCGACGGCCACCTCCTCCGCGAGCTCCGGCACCTGCATGGAGCTGATGTCGAGCGTCACGGAGGGGCCGTACTACCTCGACGGCGCGCTGGTCCGGAAGAACATCACCGAGGGCAAGAGCGGCGTCCCGCTGACCCTGCGCCTGACCGTCGTCGACGCCACCGACGGCTGCACCCCGGTCCCCGGCGCGGCCGTGGAGATCTGGCACTGCGACGCCTGGGGCTACTACTCCGGCTACACCACCGCCAACCCCGGCGGCTCGGCCCCCGCCGAGAGCGAGGACGGCTCCACCGCGAACGACAAGACCTATCTGCGCGGCTACCAGGTCGCCAACGCGGGCGGGGTCGTCAAGTTCGAGACGATCGTGCCGGGCTGGTACACCCCGCGCACCTGCCACATCCATCTGAAGGTCCACACCGGCGGCGCGAAGGAGGACGGCACCTACGAGGGCGGCAAGGTCAACTACACCGGCCAGCTCTTCTTCGACGACGAGATCGCCGAGTCGATCTTCGCCTTGGAGCCCTACAGCAAGCACACCGGCAGCTACACCAAACTCGCCGACGACATGGTCTACGACGGCGGCGGCGCCTCCAGCGGCCTGCTCACGCTCAAAGCCGTGCACAAGAAGGACCCGTCCAAGGGCTACAAGGGCTTCCTCACCCTGGGCATCGACCCGGACGCCGAGAACACCGGCGCTGGTGGCGGCGGTGGCGGAGGCGGCACACCCCCGAGCGGCGCCCCCACGGGCGAACCGCCGACGGGCGCCCCCAGCCCTTCGTCCTCCCCCTCCGCCTGA